One genomic window of Evansella cellulosilytica DSM 2522 includes the following:
- a CDS encoding FMN-dependent NADH-azoreductase, which yields MTNVLFIKANNRPADQAVSVKLYEAFLRSYKEANPQDSITELDLFEENLAYYDATVINAMFKAGNGMELTPEETAIANNVNGYLEQFLAADKVVIAFPLWNFTVPAVLHTYFDYLSQAGKTFRYTAEGPIGLAGDKKVVLLNARGGIYSEGPAQAVEHAVTYVQAVLGFWGIQNPTTVIVEGHNQFPDKTEEIVAAGIEKAETIAKNF from the coding sequence ATGACAAACGTTTTATTTATCAAAGCAAACAATAGACCAGCTGATCAAGCAGTAAGTGTAAAGCTTTATGAGGCTTTCTTACGTAGCTATAAAGAAGCAAATCCGCAAGATTCCATTACAGAGTTAGATTTGTTCGAAGAAAATCTAGCTTATTATGATGCTACAGTTATTAATGCAATGTTCAAAGCAGGTAATGGCATGGAATTAACACCTGAAGAAACGGCAATTGCTAATAATGTAAATGGCTATTTAGAGCAATTTTTAGCTGCTGACAAAGTAGTTATTGCATTCCCACTTTGGAACTTTACTGTACCTGCTGTACTACACACGTATTTTGATTATTTATCACAAGCTGGTAAAACATTCCGTTATACTGCAGAAGGTCCAATCGGATTAGCTGGAGATAAAAAGGTAGTTTTATTAAATGCTAGAGGTGGTATTTATTCTGAAGGACCTGCGCAAGCTGTCGAGCACGCAGTAACATATGTGCAAGCAGTATTAGGGTTCTGGGGAATCCAAAATCCTACAACAGTCATTGTTGAAGGTCATAACCAATTCCCAGACAAAACAGAAGAAATTGTTGCAGCTGGTATTGAAAAAGCAGAAACGATAGCTAAAAACTTTTAA
- a CDS encoding MarR family winged helix-turn-helix transcriptional regulator — protein MRLSLNDYISIKIHQTDLHLTSYIKNKLEAFNIAPEQNLIMLLLWEKDGQSQHQISQKLKKDKTNIARMAVNLEQKGFVHRVNCSEDRRSVKLFLTQEGRELGEKVIPIAEDFNDKVIHGISKEELKLLEETLTKISKNVDCLL, from the coding sequence TTGAGGCTATCATTAAATGATTATATTAGTATTAAGATCCACCAAACTGATTTGCACTTAACGAGCTATATCAAAAATAAATTAGAAGCATTCAACATAGCACCAGAGCAGAATTTAATTATGCTTCTTCTTTGGGAGAAAGATGGACAAAGTCAGCATCAAATTTCCCAAAAGCTAAAAAAAGACAAAACGAATATCGCTCGCATGGCTGTAAACCTTGAACAAAAAGGTTTCGTTCATAGAGTTAACTGCAGTGAAGATCGCCGTTCCGTTAAATTATTTTTAACACAAGAAGGTAGAGAACTTGGTGAAAAAGTAATTCCGATTGCTGAAGATTTTAATGATAAAGTGATCCACGGAATTTCAAAAGAAGAACTAAAGCTACTGGAAGAAACATTAACGAAAATAAGTAAAAATGTGGATTGCCTTTTATAG
- a CDS encoding NUDIX hydrolase, with protein sequence MKGGYDVLTDQQMIVAVKGIIYHKGKVLLLKRSLEEQSGAGEWEIPGGKIEFDEKLEEALQRESKEEIGLDTKVEELLYATTFKTDLHRQIILLVYLCVTKGEEVTLSDEHSEYIWADEEELRLRLPQRIIEEWEENNVFKRMKG encoded by the coding sequence GTGAAGGGGGGATATGACGTGCTAACGGATCAGCAGATGATAGTAGCAGTGAAGGGAATAATCTATCATAAAGGAAAGGTGCTACTATTAAAACGTTCACTAGAAGAACAATCAGGTGCTGGAGAATGGGAAATTCCCGGTGGAAAAATTGAATTTGATGAAAAATTAGAAGAAGCACTTCAACGTGAGTCAAAGGAAGAAATAGGTCTGGACACTAAAGTCGAGGAACTTCTATATGCGACGACATTTAAAACAGATCTACATAGACAAATTATCCTTCTCGTCTATTTGTGTGTAACAAAGGGGGAGGAGGTAACGTTATCTGATGAGCATTCTGAGTACATATGGGCTGATGAGGAAGAATTACGTCTCAGACTACCACAACGTATTATCGAGGAATGGGAAGAAAATAATGTGTTTAAACGTATGAAAGGATAA
- a CDS encoding histidine phosphatase family protein, with product MVKIFITRHGETKWNIEKRLQGALDSELTEKGVANAIALGERLKNINFHAIHSSTSQRAFHTAQLISSKNKGIPIIKEENLREISFGDWEGLTSVEIETKSKDNFSRFWNASHLYDPLPHQAESLSHLRMRVQKVIDTMITSYESGSVLIVTHAVVIRILLNIFEKKKTFENMWDGPFINGTSLTIVNVSNGKFEIELIGDDLHVKGHEEK from the coding sequence ATGGTAAAGATTTTTATAACAAGGCACGGAGAAACGAAGTGGAATATTGAGAAAAGGCTCCAGGGAGCATTGGATTCCGAGTTAACTGAAAAAGGAGTAGCTAATGCTATTGCTCTAGGGGAGAGATTGAAAAACATCAACTTTCATGCAATACATTCTAGCACTAGCCAACGTGCCTTTCATACAGCTCAGCTAATCTCTAGTAAAAATAAAGGGATTCCTATTATAAAGGAAGAGAACTTAAGAGAAATATCTTTTGGCGATTGGGAAGGCTTAACATCAGTGGAGATCGAGACAAAGTCTAAAGACAATTTTTCTCGTTTTTGGAATGCTTCTCATTTGTATGATCCTCTGCCTCATCAAGCGGAAAGTCTTAGCCATTTAAGAATGAGAGTCCAGAAAGTTATTGATACAATGATAACCAGTTATGAAAGTGGAAGTGTACTTATTGTTACTCATGCTGTTGTTATTCGTATCCTATTGAATATATTTGAGAAGAAAAAGACGTTTGAAAACATGTGGGATGGCCCGTTTATCAATGGGACAAGTTTAACAATAGTAAATGTTTCTAATGGGAAATTTGAAATTGAGCTAATAGGTGACGATTTACACGTAAAAGGACATGAAGAAAAATAG
- the htpG gene encoding molecular chaperone HtpG gives MAKKEFQAESKRLLEMMINSIYTQKEIFLRELISNASDAMDKIYYKALTDDSLTFNKDSYYIKISADKENRTLTITDTGIGMTKEELESNLGTIAKSGSLAFKNENEIKDGHDIIGQFGVGFYSAFMVADNVTVITKALGSNEAYKWESNGADGYTIEPTEKDEIGTEITIKVKDNTDDESYDEFLEEYRLKAVIKKYSDFIRYPIKMDVKVSKPKEDADNEFEEVEEEQTINSMVPIWRKNKSELTDEDYQNFYQEKHYGFDKPLKHIHISVDGVVRYNSILFIPENMPFDYYSKEFEKGLELYSSGVLIMEKCADLLPDYFSFVKGMVDSEDLSLNISREMLQHDRQLKLIAKNIKNKIKSELQGLIKNDREKYEKFYESFGRQLKYGVYSDFGANKDDLKDLLMFYSSTEKKLVTLDDYVSRMPEDQKYIYYATGESNERIEKLPQTELVADKGYEILYFTEDIDEFAIKMLLNYKEKEFKSVSSGDLGLESEEEKKELEKDATENKELFDHMKSLLSDKVKQVRASKRLKSHPVCLTADGEVTIEMEKVLQQMPDNQNVKADKVLEINVKHDVFNSLKDAFESDKDKLSLYTNLLYNQALLIEGLPIQDPVEFTNDVCKIMK, from the coding sequence GTGGCAAAAAAAGAATTTCAAGCCGAATCTAAACGATTATTAGAAATGATGATTAACTCTATTTATACACAAAAGGAGATCTTTTTACGAGAGTTAATTTCTAACGCTAGTGATGCGATGGATAAAATTTATTATAAGGCGCTGACGGATGATTCATTAACTTTTAATAAGGATAGCTACTACATAAAAATATCAGCGGACAAAGAAAATCGGACGTTGACGATTACAGATACAGGGATAGGTATGACGAAGGAAGAGCTAGAAAGTAATCTTGGTACGATTGCAAAAAGTGGCTCACTAGCTTTTAAAAACGAAAATGAAATTAAAGACGGTCACGACATTATTGGTCAATTTGGTGTTGGGTTCTATTCTGCTTTTATGGTTGCCGACAACGTAACAGTCATCACGAAAGCGCTAGGAAGTAACGAGGCCTATAAATGGGAGTCTAACGGTGCTGATGGTTATACGATAGAACCAACTGAAAAAGACGAGATAGGAACAGAAATCACAATAAAGGTAAAAGACAATACGGATGATGAAAGCTATGACGAGTTTTTAGAGGAATACCGTTTAAAAGCGGTCATCAAAAAATATTCAGACTTCATTCGTTATCCAATTAAAATGGATGTAAAGGTGAGTAAGCCAAAGGAAGATGCTGATAACGAATTCGAAGAGGTAGAAGAAGAGCAAACGATAAATAGCATGGTACCAATTTGGAGAAAAAATAAGAGCGAGCTTACTGATGAGGACTATCAAAACTTTTATCAAGAGAAGCACTATGGTTTTGACAAGCCGTTAAAGCACATTCATATTAGTGTAGATGGAGTCGTACGATATAACTCAATCCTTTTCATTCCAGAAAACATGCCGTTTGATTATTACTCGAAGGAGTTTGAGAAAGGGCTAGAGCTTTATTCAAGTGGCGTGTTGATTATGGAAAAGTGTGCGGACTTACTCCCAGACTACTTTAGCTTTGTGAAAGGGATGGTAGACTCAGAAGATTTGTCGCTTAACATCTCAAGAGAAATGCTACAGCATGATCGGCAGTTAAAGCTGATTGCCAAAAATATAAAAAATAAAATTAAAAGTGAACTGCAAGGCCTTATTAAAAACGATAGAGAAAAATACGAAAAATTTTATGAGTCGTTTGGTCGACAGCTAAAATACGGTGTCTATAGTGACTTTGGTGCAAATAAGGACGACTTAAAAGATTTATTAATGTTTTACTCTTCAACAGAGAAGAAACTGGTGACATTAGATGACTATGTATCAAGAATGCCAGAGGATCAAAAGTACATTTACTATGCAACTGGCGAATCTAATGAAAGAATTGAAAAGCTACCACAAACTGAATTAGTTGCTGATAAGGGTTATGAAATTCTTTACTTTACTGAAGATATTGACGAGTTTGCAATTAAAATGCTTTTGAACTATAAGGAAAAGGAATTTAAATCCGTATCGAGTGGTGACTTAGGATTAGAGTCAGAGGAAGAGAAAAAAGAGCTAGAGAAGGACGCAACAGAAAATAAAGAATTGTTTGACCATATGAAGTCCCTCCTTTCTGACAAAGTAAAACAGGTACGCGCATCAAAACGTTTGAAGTCTCATCCTGTTTGTTTAACAGCAGACGGTGAAGTGACGATAGAAATGGAAAAAGTATTACAACAAATGCCTGATAATCAAAATGTCAAAGCAGATAAAGTGTTAGAAATAAACGTTAAACATGACGTATTCAATTCCTTAAAAGATGCTTTTGAAAGTGATAAAGACAAGTTAAGTCTCTACACGAATTTACTTTATAATCAGGCTTTACTTATTGAAGGTTTACCAATTCAAGACCCAGTTGAATTTACGAATGATGTTTGTAAAATAATGAAATAA
- a CDS encoding YwnF family protein, translating into MGLFKSETQSSYVKRELDKIRDVIKPYVKKSSLFSFISFPMIIFSIINLFALVTNFALTGEIILIIGLYALMGALGMAFLKESQHLNRKIQHNSFEYILERIKKSDYLTDFQKETYLENMEKSPHKGIAIFSEFLEQEEQRKKSL; encoded by the coding sequence ATGGGTTTGTTTAAGTCTGAAACACAGTCCAGCTACGTGAAGAGAGAGCTAGATAAAATAAGAGACGTTATTAAGCCTTACGTTAAAAAGAGTAGTTTGTTCTCTTTTATTTCTTTTCCTATGATTATATTTTCTATCATTAATTTATTTGCTCTTGTCACTAACTTCGCTCTCACTGGTGAGATTATACTTATCATCGGATTATATGCACTAATGGGTGCATTAGGGATGGCATTTTTGAAGGAATCACAACATTTAAATAGAAAAATTCAGCACAATAGCTTTGAATATATATTAGAAAGAATTAAAAAAAGTGACTATTTAACAGATTTCCAGAAAGAAACATATTTAGAAAACATGGAGAAGTCGCCACACAAAGGGATTGCTATATTTTCTGAGTTTCTTGAACAAGAGGAACAGCGAAAAAAGAGCTTATAA
- a CDS encoding TetR/AcrR family transcriptional regulator — protein MMASKEKLILEAAIKLFSIKGFDATSIQDIANECGIAKGSFYSYFKSKDVLLLETLNYYFSNIESRVKTVGEMDLAPRDKFVKQLAYFFEGVFEHKEFIITQAYEQAIPLNESIKQTLFQKQNKTRRFFQNGLLSLYGEEVKPYLWDLSIMLEGMFHSYIRMFLIDENGLEINKLALFIVNRIDDIVTGLMKTKEAPILSKNEMEHINKILGLSKEDQKLTAIDLLEEMKSAVEHVEDNNDILITLEVLEEELSREKPRDVVIQGMLANLNGIAKLESQLKELKSVLTNG, from the coding sequence ATGATGGCAAGTAAAGAAAAGTTAATATTAGAGGCAGCAATTAAGCTTTTTTCTATTAAGGGGTTTGATGCAACGTCTATTCAAGATATAGCAAATGAATGCGGAATCGCTAAAGGCTCTTTTTACTCTTATTTCAAATCAAAGGATGTATTATTATTAGAGACGCTAAATTATTATTTCTCTAATATTGAAAGTAGAGTGAAAACAGTAGGGGAAATGGATTTAGCGCCAAGAGATAAATTCGTGAAGCAGCTTGCTTACTTTTTCGAAGGCGTTTTTGAGCATAAAGAATTCATCATTACGCAAGCATATGAGCAAGCTATCCCATTAAATGAGTCAATAAAACAAACGCTGTTTCAAAAGCAGAATAAAACGAGACGTTTTTTTCAAAATGGGCTCCTATCCTTGTATGGTGAAGAGGTAAAACCTTATTTATGGGATTTGTCAATTATGCTTGAAGGGATGTTTCACTCGTACATCCGTATGTTTCTCATTGATGAAAATGGACTAGAAATTAATAAACTCGCTTTGTTTATCGTCAATAGAATTGACGACATAGTGACTGGACTCATGAAGACAAAAGAGGCACCTATTTTATCTAAAAATGAAATGGAACACATTAATAAAATTTTAGGATTATCAAAGGAAGATCAAAAGTTGACAGCAATTGATCTTCTTGAAGAAATGAAAAGCGCTGTGGAACACGTCGAAGATAATAATGACATTCTTATAACTTTAGAAGTTTTAGAAGAAGAACTATCACGAGAAAAACCTAGAGATGTTGTCATACAAGGGATGTTGGCTAATTTAAATGGCATTGCAAAATTGGAGAGTCAACTGAAAGAATTAAAATCTGTATTAACAAATGGGTAA
- a CDS encoding MarR family winged helix-turn-helix transcriptional regulator: MDKQMIMNELEEVMLDINLFLSHRLGNEFTTEITKRFVSLTPNQQMTLFLVDKKGIKHVKDIANFLNISTSAVSQIVAKLEQQDILKRVIDASNRRSTVIEVGQKGKEILNEMDRIKSTIFQRYLSLMEEEDLLVLKNSMRKFLTIIAESKEDHE, encoded by the coding sequence ATGGACAAACAGATGATTATGAATGAATTAGAAGAAGTGATGCTAGATATCAACCTGTTCCTTAGCCATAGGTTGGGTAATGAATTCACTACAGAAATTACAAAAAGGTTCGTTAGTCTCACGCCCAATCAACAAATGACCTTATTTTTAGTGGACAAAAAAGGAATTAAACATGTGAAGGACATTGCGAACTTTTTAAATATTTCGACGAGTGCAGTCAGTCAGATTGTTGCTAAATTAGAACAACAAGACATCCTAAAAAGGGTAATAGATGCATCCAATCGTAGAAGCACTGTCATTGAAGTGGGGCAAAAAGGTAAGGAAATTTTAAATGAGATGGATCGAATCAAATCAACTATTTTTCAAAGATACTTATCATTAATGGAAGAAGAGGACTTACTTGTCTTGAAAAATAGTATGAGGAAGTTTTTAACAATTATTGCAGAAAGCAAGGAGGATCATGAGTGA